From Coffea arabica cultivar ET-39 chromosome 10e, Coffea Arabica ET-39 HiFi, whole genome shotgun sequence, one genomic window encodes:
- the LOC113711400 gene encoding uncharacterized protein, which produces MEECQKAFTDLKAYLAELPTLTAPEQGETLLLYLSACNEAVSAVLVREDREAQRPIYYVSRALQGSETRYTPAEKLVLALVHAVRKLRPYFQAHSITVLTDQPLRQILTKPEVSGRMTKWTVELAEHDIGYQPRAAIKTQALAYFLAEGASLSVTEPISVPEEARSEEPWVLFVDGASSKEGSGAGLLLISPTGEELTYALRFDFPASNNEAEYEALLTGLRIAHQMGITAIRVRSDSQLVVYQVRGEYEAKEDVMKKYLAKVQEAIKLFDIFEIERVPRSQNKRADALLKLASSSFAHLSKEVLVEVVKQKSIDQVQVSAIDSLATWMTPLVDFLSSGVLPKDKTEARRLQLRAAKYAYAGGTLYRRSYLSPWLKCVTPGRATISSEKCTKACARHT; this is translated from the coding sequence ATGGAGGAATGCCAGAAAGCCTTCACCGACCTAAAAGCATACTTGGCCGAGCTACCTACTCTGACTGCCCCGGAGCAGGGAGAGACCCTGCTCCTATACTTGTCTGCTTGCAACGAGGCCGTGAGCGCGGTCTTGGTGCGGGAGGACAGGGAAGCTCAAAGGCCAATATATTACGTTAGCCGAGCTTTACAAGGGTCGGAGACGAGGTACACGCCGGCGGAAAAATTGGTTCTCGCCTTGGTACACGCCGTCCGCAAACTCCGACCTTACTTTCAGGCCCACAGCATCACCGTCCTGACGGATCAACCCTTACGGCAGATCCTCACAAAACCCGAGGTCTCGGGCAGAATGACCAAATGGACCGTCGAACTGGCCGAGCACGACATCGGCTACCAACCTCGCGCCGCCATCAAAACTCAGGCCCTGGCATACTTTCTCGCCGAGGGAGCCAGTCTGTCCGTGACCGAGCCGATCTCTGTGCCCGAGGAGGCCCGGTCGGAGGAGCCATGGGTGCTATTCGTCGACGGGGCCTCAAGTAAGGAGGGGAGCGGGGCCGGCCTGCTGCTCATCTCGCCCACCGGGGAGGAGCTGACCTACGCACTCAGGTTTGACTTCCCGGCGTCCAACAATGAAGCTGAATATGAGGCCCTACTGACAGGATTGCGGATAGCCCACCAAATGGGTATAACCGCAATCAGGGTCCGAAGTGACTCTCAACTAGTAGTCTACCAAGTCCGCGGGGAGTACGAGGCCAAGGAGGATGTCATGAAAAAATACTTGGCTAAGGTGCAGGAGGCGATAAAATTGTTCGACATTTTCGAGATTGAGCGGGTGCCGAGGTCACAGAACAAACGGGCGGACGCCCTGTTGAAGCTGGCGTCCTCCTCGTTTGCCCACCTGAGCAAGGAAGtcttggtggaggtagtcaagCAAAAAAGTATCGACCAGGTCCAAGTCTCGGCCATAGACAGCCTGGCCACTTGGATGACTCCTCTGGTGGACTTCCTCAGCTCGGGTGTCCTCCCCAAGGATAAAACCGAGGCCCGCCGACTCCAGCTACGAGCTGCTAAGTACGCCTACGCTGGGGGGACCCTCTACAGGAGGTCATATTTGTCTCCCTGGCTAAAGTGCGTAACTCCCGGGAGGGCGACTATATCCTCCGAGAAGTGCACGAAGGCCTGTGCGCGGCACACGTAG